A genomic region of Thermotoga sp. Ku-13t contains the following coding sequences:
- a CDS encoding sulfurtransferase TusA family protein codes for MAKYQVTKTLDVRGEVCPVPDVETKRALQSMKPGEILEVWIDYPMSKERIPETVKKLGHEVLEIEEVGPSEWKIYIKVK; via the coding sequence ATGGCGAAGTATCAGGTTACGAAGACGCTGGATGTCAGAGGAGAAGTTTGCCCGGTGCCCGATGTTGAGACCAAGAGGGCTCTGCAGAGCATGAAGCCTGGCGAGATCCTCGAGGTGTGGATCGATTATCCGATGTCGAAAGAAAGAATCCCGGAGACTGTGAAAAAACTCGGGCACGAGGTTCTGGAAATCGAAGAAGTTGGTCCGAGCGAATGGAAGATCTACATCAAGGTGAAGTGA
- a CDS encoding MurR/RpiR family transcriptional regulator encodes MDIDEYKKKIQKVYSKLTKSQRKIAEFIIDNPSKITLMSADQLAKASGVGEATVIRFARALGYRGYSDMKEEFQRALVNNLTSSKKVEESLKTVSSESVLEELVKTHQAVFQSMNISGITKRLKNAAKIISEGNDVYVFGEGAALVPALELSFWLNRFGKKTWLFNTTGRSFFENIVNIRENDVSIGFAYRKINFELRILFSETHKRGGKNILFTDKPLSQLSELADEIIVTDRGGIGSYRSMAIPVIMSDALLFEFAAINGASLENLRNLERIRKEYGFE; translated from the coding sequence ATGGACATTGACGAATACAAAAAGAAGATCCAGAAGGTGTACTCAAAACTTACCAAGAGCCAAAGAAAGATCGCTGAGTTCATCATTGACAATCCGTCCAAGATCACGTTGATGAGTGCCGATCAACTTGCTAAAGCGTCTGGTGTTGGCGAGGCGACTGTTATAAGATTTGCTCGCGCCCTTGGTTATCGTGGGTATTCTGATATGAAAGAAGAATTCCAGCGTGCGCTGGTTAACAATCTCACATCTTCTAAGAAGGTTGAAGAGAGTTTAAAGACAGTTTCATCTGAATCTGTACTTGAAGAACTCGTGAAGACGCACCAAGCAGTCTTTCAAAGTATGAACATATCAGGGATCACCAAGAGGCTGAAGAATGCCGCGAAAATCATCTCTGAAGGGAACGACGTCTATGTTTTCGGAGAAGGTGCCGCTCTGGTGCCTGCCTTAGAACTGTCTTTTTGGCTGAACAGGTTTGGCAAAAAAACCTGGTTGTTCAATACAACGGGTCGTTCTTTCTTTGAAAACATAGTGAACATACGTGAAAACGATGTTTCCATCGGCTTTGCTTACAGGAAGATCAATTTTGAGCTGAGAATACTGTTCTCGGAAACTCACAAGAGAGGAGGAAAGAACATACTGTTCACAGACAAGCCACTGAGTCAGCTGAGTGAGCTTGCAGACGAAATCATCGTCACAGATCGTGGAGGAATAGGTAGCTATCGTTCGATGGCCATACCTGTCATCATGTCTGACGCTCTGCTTTTTGAGTTTGCTGCCATCAATGGGGCGAGCCTCGAGAACCTCAGAAACCTCGAAAGGATCCGCAAAGAGTATGGCTTTGAGTGA